The following are encoded in a window of Coregonus clupeaformis isolate EN_2021a unplaced genomic scaffold, ASM2061545v1 scaf1844, whole genome shotgun sequence genomic DNA:
- the LOC121549166 gene encoding trace amine-associated receptor 1-like, giving the protein MELGISLSKADIVENILLCFESVNGSCKRSIFPPTIRVLLYLFLGSMSVLTVCGNLLVIIPIIHFKQLHTPTNYLILSLAVSDLLLGALVMLPRMVYSVESCWYFGDLFCKIYTSTDVMLCNTSILNLCFISIDRYYAVCHPLLYRTKITVHVVLIMMLVTWTVSAIVGFCMIFLELNIWGIEDFYYKNIACEGGCILFQNKVSSIVASVLSFYIPGVGLLSVYLKIFLIARRQARSTQGTTNQKSVGKSQRKATKTLAIIMGVFLSFWTPFFVVNCIDPFISYSTPPVMFETLIWIAYLNSTINPMVYAFFYSWFRRAFRMIVSGKIFQSDSSEIQLFSE; this is encoded by the coding sequence ATGGAACTAGGAATCAGTCTAAGCAAGGCTGATATTGTTGAGAATATACTTCTATGTTTTGAATCAGTGAATGGGTCTTGCAAAAGATCAATCTTTCCTCCAACAATACGAGTATTACTTTATCTCTTCCTTGGCTCAATGTCTGTTCTCACAGTGTGTGGCAACCTTCTTGTAATCATCCCCATCATTCACTTCAAACAGCTCCACACCCCAACCAACTACCTCATCCTCTCTCTGGCTGTGTCAGACCTCCTCTTGGGGGCTTTAGTGATGCTTCCCAGAATGGTATATTCAGTGGAAAGCTGCTGGTATTTTGGAGATTTATTCTGTAAAATCTACACCAGCACTGATGTTATGTTGTGCAATACATCCATTCTTAATTTGTGTTTTATTTCTATTGACCGGTATTATGCAGTGTGTCACCCTCTCCTTTATAGAACTAAAATAACTGTTCACGTTGTTCTGATTATGATGTTGGTCACCTGGACTGTTTCTGCCATAGTAGGGTTTTGTATGATATTTCTGGAGCTCAATATTTGGGGCATTGAGGATTTTTACTATAAAAACATTGCCTGTGAGGGAGGATGTATTTTGTTTCAAAACAAAGTGTCAAGTATTGTGGCTTCGGTGCTCTCATTCTACATCCCAGGAGTAGGGTTGCTTAGCGTCTACCTAAAGATCTTCCTTATAGCACGGAGACAGGCACGCTCAACTCAGGGTACAACCAATCAGAAGTCTGTAGGCAAATCACAGAGGAAGGCCACCAAAACACTTGCTATCATTATGGGGGTATTTCTATCATTCTGGACACCCTTTTTTGTCGTCAACTGTATTGATCCTTTTATTAGTTACTCTACCCCACCCGTTATGTTTGAAACACTTATATGGATTGCCTATTTGAATTCAACTATTAATCCCATGGTGTATGCATTCTTTTACAGTTGGTTCAGAAGGGCGTTTAGAATGATCGTTTCTGGTAAAATATTTCAATCTGACTCTTCAGAAATACAATTGTTTTCAGAAtaa